The sequence below is a genomic window from Anser cygnoides isolate HZ-2024a breed goose chromosome 8, Taihu_goose_T2T_genome, whole genome shotgun sequence.
GCTGCTTGCTGGAGGAGGGACGGGGCCGCCTGTGGTGCCGCGAGGAGGTGCCCACGCTGGGCCAGGTTCGGGGCAAGATCGTGGTGCTGGAGGCGCTGGAGCAGGCGGTGCTGGGCATCCCCTACGAGCAGCTGAGCATCAGTGACGCCTGGAACGTGCTCTCCCTGGAGAGGAAATGGGCCCGAGCGTGGCGGCACCTGGAGGCGGCGGCCAGCGGGGACCCCACCAAGATGCACCTCACCTTCTGCTCCGGCAACGGGCTCTTCACCTGCCCCGAGGAGGTGGCCCGCTTCGTCAACCCCCGCTGCTACCGGCACCTGCGGCGCCGGTCGGGGCAGGCGGTGCGCTGGGGGGTGGTCATCATGGACTTCCCCGGGGCAGGCCTCCTCCGGCTCATCGTGGAGAGCAACGCCCCGTGGGCGAGCGGGTGCGTCGCGgcggcacccagcacccccgcGGCACCCCGGCGGCGGAGGGGACGGGTGCTGCGGGCGGCACCGCTGGGGCCAGTGTCCCCCGT
It includes:
- the LOC106041539 gene encoding 1-phosphatidylinositol phosphodiesterase-like isoform X2 yields the protein MDAWCRHSAAFDCTPQPAACCPDWMAGLPDALPLSRLSIPGTHDSLSLFGGRRLRCQSWGLEAQLAAGVRFLDVRCKLERGELRVYHLCTFQRASLRGVLRRTLRFLRAHPGEAVLMRIKEELPFFSQPGFAARLQRCLLEEGRGRLWCREEVPTLGQVRGKIVVLEALEQAVLGIPYEQLSISDAWNVLSLERKWARAWRHLEAAASGDPTKMHLTFCSGNGLFTCPEEVARFVNPRCYRHLRRRSGQAVRWGVVIMDFPGAGLLRLIVESNAPWASGCVAAAPSTPAAPRRRRGRVLRAAPLGPVSPVPLPAPRIRRTTSVPLGKKSGRSSRAAPRSLRVTAV